A genomic region of Armatimonadota bacterium contains the following coding sequences:
- a CDS encoding ABC transporter ATP-binding protein/permease — MSGRLAEEELLDRPYDHRLLRRLLAYMLPYRTTVAAALVLLLLASLLELAGPQLYRIAIDRAIVPSLERGTVDRGTLSALALLYLLALAAGFGARWLQHYLMQTVAQRAMAELRSELFSHLQRLPLRFYEGNPVGRLVTRVTSDVETLNELLTSGLVAAFGDVLTLVGIMAAMLWLDVRLAVVAFCVLPLVYGVTGRFRGQAREAYRAVRTQLGRINAFLNEHISGMPVVQLFTQEDRALRRFDALSRDYLDASLRSLAALARFYPAVHFLGVLAVALLIWYGGGQVIRGVTTLGVLVAMIQYAERFFEPVRELADKFNLLQQAMASSERIFRLLDEPVAVQDPPSPVLLERVRGEIEFRDVWFAYGEAPVDGDGAGWALRGVSFRIAPGEHVAVVGYTGAGKTSLVNLLLRFYDPQRGQVLLDGVDVRRMRQRDLRRHVGLVLQDTFLFSGTIADNIRLFNPDIPDTQVEAAARLVGADRFIDQLPNGYQTEVGERGVRLSAGQRQLVALARALAYNPEVLVVLDEATSNVDTEAEGLVREALRGALRNRTVLLIAHRLSTVQHVDRILVLHRGRVVEEGTHARLLARDGIYAKLYRLQAHPVPGGIR; from the coding sequence GTGAGCGGACGGCTGGCTGAGGAGGAGCTCCTGGATCGGCCCTACGACCACCGGCTCCTGCGGAGGCTGCTGGCCTACATGCTTCCCTACCGGACCACCGTGGCCGCAGCGCTCGTGCTCCTCCTCCTCGCCTCCCTGCTGGAGCTGGCGGGCCCGCAGCTGTACCGGATTGCCATCGACCGGGCCATCGTTCCTTCCCTGGAGCGCGGTACCGTGGATCGGGGGACCCTCTCCGCCCTCGCCCTCCTCTACCTCCTCGCCCTGGCCGCAGGCTTCGGCGCCCGGTGGCTGCAGCACTACCTGATGCAGACGGTGGCCCAACGGGCCATGGCGGAATTGCGTTCGGAGCTCTTCTCCCACCTCCAGCGGCTGCCCCTGCGCTTCTACGAGGGAAACCCCGTGGGGCGGCTCGTCACCCGGGTGACGAGCGACGTGGAGACCCTCAACGAGCTGCTCACCTCAGGTCTGGTGGCCGCCTTCGGGGACGTGCTGACCCTGGTGGGCATCATGGCCGCCATGCTCTGGCTGGACGTCCGCCTCGCCGTGGTCGCCTTCTGCGTGCTCCCCTTGGTGTACGGGGTCACGGGTCGGTTCCGCGGGCAGGCTCGGGAGGCGTACCGGGCGGTGCGAACACAGCTGGGCCGGATCAATGCCTTCCTCAACGAGCACATCAGCGGGATGCCCGTGGTCCAGCTGTTCACCCAGGAGGACCGGGCCTTGAGGCGCTTCGATGCCCTGAGCCGGGATTACCTGGACGCAAGCCTGCGCTCCCTCGCGGCCCTGGCCCGATTCTACCCCGCGGTACACTTCCTGGGCGTCCTGGCCGTGGCCCTGCTGATCTGGTACGGGGGCGGGCAGGTGATCCGGGGCGTGACGACCCTGGGAGTACTGGTGGCCATGATCCAGTACGCGGAGCGTTTCTTCGAGCCCGTGCGGGAGCTCGCGGACAAATTCAACCTCCTTCAGCAGGCCATGGCCAGCAGCGAGCGCATCTTCCGGCTGCTGGACGAGCCCGTGGCGGTGCAGGACCCCCCAAGCCCTGTACTGCTCGAGCGGGTGCGGGGGGAGATCGAGTTCCGGGACGTGTGGTTCGCATACGGGGAGGCTCCGGTGGACGGGGACGGTGCGGGATGGGCCCTGCGCGGGGTGTCCTTCCGCATCGCGCCGGGGGAGCACGTGGCCGTAGTAGGCTATACGGGAGCGGGCAAGACCTCCCTCGTCAACCTCCTGCTGCGGTTCTATGATCCCCAGCGGGGGCAGGTGCTCCTCGACGGGGTGGACGTCCGGCGGATGCGGCAGCGGGACCTGCGGCGGCACGTGGGGCTGGTCCTGCAGGACACTTTCCTCTTCAGCGGCACCATCGCGGACAACATCCGGTTGTTCAATCCGGACATCCCGGATACCCAGGTGGAGGCCGCGGCACGGTTGGTGGGCGCAGATCGGTTCATCGACCAGCTCCCGAACGGCTATCAGACGGAGGTGGGCGAGCGAGGGGTGCGGCTCAGCGCGGGGCAGCGGCAGCTGGTGGCCCTGGCCCGCGCCCTCGCCTACAACCCGGAGGTGCTGGTGGTCCTGGACGAGGCTACGAGCAACGTGGACACGGAGGCCGAGGGACTCGTCCGGGAGGCCCTGCGGGGAGCTCTCCGGAACCGCACCGTGCTCCTCATCGCGCACCGGTTAAGCACCGTCCAGCATGTGGACCGGATCCTGGTGCTGCACAGGGGCCGCGTGGTGGAGGAGGGGACCCATGCGCGGCTCCTGGCCCGGGACGGCATCTATGCCAAGCTGTACC
- a CDS encoding ABC transporter ATP-binding protein/permease, translated as MFRSRFWAALHRHRRRYLLGYAAALGSIGMAQLAPWILKAAVDGIQRGEGRLLEAAVGLATVALLEAALSYAMRMQILGAALCIETELRRELFQHLERMDPAFFHRWQTGDLMARAVNDLRAVQRFVGMGLMRAVHTAVMVALSVAFMLRMSTFLTLSTLPVLLLIPGLFGILGREIRRRFEEVQALYGRLSSRAQENFSGIRVVKAFAQEEAEVARFRRESEALAHANVRLSRIQGLLWPAVGFLLGGSAVLLLWIGGGEVIRGRITLGQLVQFSYYLARLSFPVIATGWVLSLWQQGRASMERLEEIFRIRPAIADPEDPVRLETVRGEIEFRDVWVSYEGRPVLQGISLRIPAGSTVAIVGPTGSGKSTLLLLIPRLLDPTSGQVLLDGVDLRRLPLRTVREAVGLVSQDPFLFSDTLWENIAYGADSGDGKRVQEAARIARLVQDVAAFPHGFETAVGERGVTLSGGQRQRAALARALARDPRILILDDALSSVDAQTEEEILQALRPVLRSRTVLLVSHRVSTLRDADRIVVLDGGRIVEQGTPEELLRRGGMFVELYEKQRLRQVLEAEEP; from the coding sequence ATGTTCCGCTCCCGGTTCTGGGCTGCCCTCCACCGCCACCGCCGCCGGTACCTCCTCGGATACGCGGCCGCCCTGGGCTCCATCGGCATGGCGCAGCTCGCCCCCTGGATCCTCAAGGCCGCGGTGGATGGGATCCAGAGGGGGGAAGGCCGCCTGCTGGAAGCCGCGGTGGGCCTGGCGACGGTTGCCCTCCTGGAGGCGGCCCTCAGCTACGCCATGCGCATGCAGATCCTCGGAGCAGCGCTCTGCATTGAGACCGAGCTCCGCCGGGAGCTCTTCCAGCACCTGGAGCGCATGGATCCGGCTTTCTTCCACCGGTGGCAGACGGGAGACCTCATGGCCCGGGCGGTGAACGACCTCCGGGCGGTGCAGCGGTTTGTGGGAATGGGCCTCATGCGGGCCGTGCACACTGCGGTGATGGTGGCCCTCTCCGTGGCCTTCATGCTGCGCATGAGCACCTTCCTCACCCTCTCCACCCTCCCCGTCCTCCTCCTCATCCCCGGGCTGTTTGGAATCCTGGGCCGGGAGATCCGCCGGCGGTTCGAGGAGGTCCAGGCGCTCTATGGCCGCCTCTCCTCCCGGGCACAGGAGAACTTCAGCGGCATCCGGGTGGTGAAGGCCTTTGCCCAGGAGGAGGCGGAGGTGGCGCGCTTCCGGAGGGAGAGCGAGGCGCTCGCCCACGCGAACGTGCGGCTCAGTCGCATCCAGGGTCTTTTGTGGCCCGCAGTAGGCTTCCTCCTGGGCGGGTCCGCGGTCCTCCTGTTGTGGATTGGGGGAGGGGAGGTGATCCGGGGACGCATCACCCTGGGCCAGCTGGTGCAGTTCTCCTACTACCTCGCCCGCCTGAGCTTCCCCGTGATCGCCACGGGGTGGGTGCTGAGCCTGTGGCAACAGGGTCGGGCGTCCATGGAGCGCCTGGAAGAGATCTTCCGGATCCGGCCCGCCATCGCGGACCCGGAGGATCCCGTGCGGCTGGAGACCGTGCGGGGGGAGATCGAGTTCCGGGACGTGTGGGTCTCGTATGAGGGAAGGCCCGTGCTGCAGGGGATCAGTCTGAGGATCCCTGCAGGGAGCACGGTGGCCATCGTGGGTCCCACAGGTTCGGGCAAGTCTACGCTTCTCCTCCTGATCCCGCGTCTGCTGGATCCCACCTCCGGACAGGTCCTGCTGGACGGGGTGGACCTCCGGCGGCTGCCGCTCCGGACCGTGCGGGAAGCCGTGGGACTCGTGTCCCAGGACCCGTTTCTCTTCAGCGACACCCTGTGGGAGAACATCGCCTACGGGGCGGACTCCGGGGACGGAAAACGGGTGCAGGAGGCCGCCCGGATCGCCCGCCTGGTACAGGATGTGGCCGCGTTCCCCCACGGATTCGAGACGGCGGTGGGGGAACGAGGGGTCACCCTTTCCGGCGGCCAGAGGCAGCGGGCGGCTCTGGCCCGGGCCCTGGCCCGGGATCCCCGGATTCTGATCCTGGACGACGCCCTGAGCAGCGTGGACGCCCAGACAGAGGAGGAGATCCTGCAGGCCCTGCGGCCGGTGCTGCGGTCGCGGACGGTCCTGCTCGTCTCCCACCGGGTCTCCACCCTTCGGGACGCGGATCGGATCGTAGTCCTGGACGGCGGCCGGATCGTGGAGCAGGGCACTCCGGAGGAACTGCTGCGGCGCGGGGGGATGTTTGTGGAGCTCTACGAGAAGCAGCGGTTGCGGCAGGTTCTGGAGGCGGAGGAACCGTGA
- a CDS encoding long-chain fatty acid--CoA ligase translates to MAVQAEAGFERPWIRFYDPGVPATLGYPDLPLGALLREAARKYGDRTALVFFGRRISFRELDVLTDRFAAGLQRLGVHKGTPVSLHLPNCPQFVIAYYGILKAGGVVVPHNPLYTEREIAHQLQDSGAEVAITLSLMYPRVAAASRTSRVREIVYTGIHEYMPPLLRLLYPLKARREGQWVEVPRKAGVRPFGELVRDGAPRPVEVAPDDPAVYLYTGGTTGTPKAAVLTHRNLVCNCLQTAAWNSDFRPGEERALAVIPFFHSYGMTAVMNYGIWSGVTVILLPRWEPRMVLEAIRRYRPTMFHGVPTMYMALLGNPELARYDLRSIRVCISGAMALPQEVQRRWEEATGGRLVEGYGLTEASPVTHCNPILGHRRPGSIGVPLPDTDARVVDPETGEEVPPGEVGELVVRGPQVMRGYLNRPEETAAALREGWLFTGDMAWRDADGFFYIVDRKKEMINVGGLKVYPREVEEVLYRHPAVQEAAAIPVPDPERGEVVKAFLVLRPGMQVSPEELIAHCRRELAPYKVPRMVEFRDQLPKSLIGKVLRRVLAEEERARAAGA, encoded by the coding sequence ATGGCGGTTCAGGCGGAGGCGGGGTTTGAACGGCCTTGGATCCGGTTCTACGATCCCGGGGTTCCGGCCACCCTAGGGTATCCGGATCTCCCGCTCGGGGCGCTGCTGCGGGAGGCGGCGCGGAAGTACGGGGACCGCACCGCTTTGGTGTTCTTCGGCCGGCGCATCTCCTTTCGGGAGCTCGATGTCCTCACGGATCGGTTCGCCGCGGGCCTCCAGCGGCTTGGAGTGCACAAGGGAACCCCCGTCTCCTTGCATCTTCCCAACTGCCCCCAATTCGTGATCGCCTACTACGGGATCCTCAAGGCGGGCGGGGTGGTGGTTCCCCACAACCCCCTCTACACAGAGCGGGAGATCGCCCATCAGCTTCAGGATAGCGGGGCGGAGGTGGCCATCACCCTCTCCCTGATGTACCCCAGGGTGGCGGCCGCATCCCGCACAAGCCGCGTGCGGGAGATCGTGTACACGGGGATTCACGAGTACATGCCCCCGCTGCTTCGCCTGCTGTATCCCCTCAAGGCCCGACGGGAGGGGCAGTGGGTGGAGGTCCCGCGGAAGGCAGGGGTCCGGCCGTTTGGGGAACTGGTGCGGGATGGAGCCCCGCGGCCTGTGGAGGTGGCTCCCGACGACCCCGCGGTGTACCTGTACACCGGCGGGACCACGGGAACGCCTAAAGCCGCGGTGCTGACCCACCGGAACCTCGTCTGTAACTGCCTCCAGACCGCGGCGTGGAACAGCGACTTCCGTCCCGGGGAGGAGCGGGCCCTGGCGGTGATTCCCTTCTTTCACAGCTACGGGATGACCGCGGTGATGAACTATGGGATCTGGAGCGGGGTGACGGTGATCCTACTCCCTCGGTGGGAGCCCCGGATGGTGCTGGAGGCCATCCGCAGATACCGGCCCACCATGTTCCACGGAGTCCCCACCATGTACATGGCCCTGCTCGGCAACCCCGAGCTTGCGAGGTACGACCTGCGCAGCATCCGGGTGTGCATCAGCGGGGCCATGGCCTTGCCCCAGGAGGTGCAGCGGCGGTGGGAGGAGGCCACGGGCGGCAGGCTGGTGGAGGGCTACGGGCTCACGGAAGCCTCGCCCGTCACCCACTGCAATCCCATCCTCGGCCATCGCAGGCCCGGCAGCATCGGGGTGCCGCTGCCGGACACGGATGCCCGGGTCGTGGACCCGGAGACCGGGGAGGAAGTGCCGCCGGGGGAGGTGGGGGAGCTCGTGGTGCGGGGGCCGCAGGTGATGCGGGGCTACCTCAACCGACCGGAGGAGACCGCGGCGGCCCTGCGGGAAGGGTGGTTGTTTACGGGCGATATGGCGTGGCGGGATGCGGATGGCTTCTTCTATATCGTGGACCGCAAGAAGGAGATGATCAACGTGGGCGGGCTCAAGGTGTACCCGCGGGAGGTGGAAGAGGTCCTGTATCGCCACCCCGCGGTGCAGGAGGCTGCCGCGATCCCCGTACCGGACCCGGAACGGGGAGAAGTGGTGAAGGCCTTCTTGGTCCTCCGGCCGGGGATGCAGGTGAGCCCGGAGGAGCTGATTGCTCACTGCCGACGGGAACTCGCGCCCTACAAGGTCCCCCGGATGGTGGAGTTCCGGGACCAGCTCCCGAAGAGCCTTATCGGAAAGGTTCTGCGCCGGGTCCTCGCGGAGGAGGAGCGGGCCCGGGCCGCGGGGGCTTGA
- a CDS encoding acyl-CoA dehydrogenase family protein translates to MEAKAALPGGGFLLARTPPEAVFTPEDLGEEHHLVRRTASEFFQREVLPRVEEIEHQNWEVTRQLLRRLGELGFLGVGIPEVYGGSGLDHLTSLVIAEEICVGSFPVTFGGHVGIGMLPIAFFGTEEQKRRYLPAMVRGEKIGAYALTEPTAGSDAMAIQTRAVLSPDGRHYLLVGQKQFITNAAIADVFITYAKVNGEHFTAFIVDRDTEGLSLGEEEHKMGMKGSSTRSVFFENARVPVENLLGEIGKGHRVAFNILNLGRFKIGASCAGAAKYALQLATKYALQRVQFGRPIAEFGLIRQKLARMAVEIYATESMVYRTGGLVEGSIGGIRDGAEVVRALEEYAIESSINKVFASEMLGRAVDELVQIYGGYGYIEDYPAARAYRDARINRIWEGTNEINRLLIVDMLSKRAQRGRLDLLAAVQRVAEGLTSPEGLEAPGEGPLAEEAALVEGIKQVALLSTGVAVRRYLMELEEQQEIVGWLADLAMEVFAAESAVLRAQKAMLRQHPRSSIHATLARAYLHLSLPRVEATARSILAASQEGDELRTALAGLRRLLRYTPVNLVRLGREVAQAVVAAEGYPL, encoded by the coding sequence ATGGAGGCCAAGGCGGCGCTTCCCGGAGGGGGGTTTCTCCTCGCGCGCACACCCCCGGAGGCGGTGTTCACCCCGGAGGACCTGGGGGAGGAGCACCACCTGGTCCGACGGACCGCATCAGAGTTCTTCCAGCGGGAGGTCCTGCCCCGCGTGGAGGAGATCGAGCACCAGAACTGGGAGGTCACCCGGCAGCTGCTGCGCCGGCTGGGGGAGCTGGGATTTCTGGGCGTGGGGATCCCGGAGGTCTACGGCGGCAGTGGCCTCGATCACCTCACCTCCCTGGTGATCGCGGAGGAGATCTGCGTGGGCTCCTTCCCCGTGACCTTCGGGGGGCACGTGGGCATCGGAATGCTGCCCATCGCCTTCTTCGGCACGGAGGAGCAGAAGCGTCGCTACCTCCCGGCCATGGTCCGGGGCGAGAAGATCGGAGCCTATGCCCTCACGGAGCCCACGGCGGGATCGGACGCCATGGCCATTCAGACCCGGGCGGTGCTCAGCCCCGATGGCCGCCACTACCTCCTGGTGGGCCAGAAGCAGTTCATCACCAACGCGGCCATCGCGGACGTGTTCATCACCTACGCGAAGGTGAACGGTGAGCACTTCACCGCCTTCATCGTGGATCGGGACACGGAGGGCCTGAGCCTGGGAGAGGAAGAGCACAAGATGGGAATGAAGGGGTCCAGCACCCGCAGCGTGTTCTTCGAGAACGCTCGGGTGCCCGTGGAGAACCTCCTGGGAGAGATCGGCAAGGGACACCGCGTCGCCTTCAACATCCTCAATCTGGGCCGGTTCAAGATCGGAGCCTCCTGTGCGGGCGCGGCGAAGTACGCCCTGCAGCTGGCCACCAAGTACGCCCTGCAGCGTGTTCAGTTCGGTCGGCCCATCGCGGAGTTCGGACTCATCCGCCAGAAACTGGCCCGCATGGCGGTGGAGATCTACGCCACGGAGAGCATGGTGTACCGCACCGGAGGGCTCGTGGAGGGCTCCATCGGCGGCATCCGGGACGGAGCGGAGGTGGTACGGGCCCTGGAGGAGTACGCCATCGAGTCCTCCATCAACAAGGTCTTCGCCTCGGAGATGCTGGGCCGGGCGGTGGACGAGCTGGTGCAGATCTACGGCGGCTACGGGTACATCGAGGACTACCCCGCGGCCCGGGCCTACCGGGATGCCCGCATCAACCGCATCTGGGAGGGGACCAACGAGATCAACCGGCTCCTCATCGTGGACATGCTCAGCAAGCGTGCCCAGCGGGGACGTTTGGACCTCCTGGCAGCAGTCCAGCGGGTGGCAGAGGGGCTCACGTCCCCGGAGGGGTTGGAGGCCCCCGGGGAGGGACCGCTCGCGGAGGAGGCGGCCCTTGTGGAGGGGATCAAACAGGTGGCCCTGCTGAGCACCGGGGTGGCGGTGCGGAGGTACCTGATGGAACTGGAGGAGCAGCAGGAGATCGTGGGGTGGCTGGCGGATCTCGCCATGGAGGTCTTCGCCGCGGAGAGCGCGGTGCTGCGGGCCCAGAAGGCTATGCTGCGGCAGCACCCGCGCTCGTCGATCCATGCCACCCTGGCCCGCGCCTACCTCCACCTGAGCCTGCCTCGGGTGGAGGCCACCGCACGGAGCATCCTCGCCGCGTCGCAGGAAGGGGACGAGCTGCGCACCGCGCTCGCGGGGCTACGCCGGCTGCTGCGGTACACGCCCGTGAACCTCGTGCGGCTGGGGCGGGAGGTGGCACAGGCCGTGGTGGCGGCGGAGGGGTATCCGCTGTGA
- a CDS encoding thiolase family protein has translation MREAVIVTAVRSAVGKARRGTLKDARPDELAAQVIRSALERTPGLDPREVDDVILGCAFPEGEQGFNVARVAALRAGLPESVPGVTVNRFCASGLQAIAEAAARIRAGWAEVVVAGGVESMSLIPMTGWRFAPHPGLVESWPEVYLSMGNTAEVLARRFGVSREEQDRYSLESHRRAAGAIREGRFREEIVPVRVRRWTEADGRPRAEEVTFEVDEGVRPDTSLEALAKLPPVFAKEGTVTAGNSSQMSDGAAACVVMSDRKAQSLGLQPLGVFRSFALSGVAPELMGIGPVEAVPRACRLAGIDPSEVDLVELNEAFAAQTLVVMRLLELDPARTNPNGGAIALGHPLGATGARLTATLLHEMRRRGVRYGIVTMCVGGGMGAAGVFLRP, from the coding sequence ATGCGGGAAGCGGTGATCGTGACCGCGGTGCGATCCGCGGTGGGTAAGGCTCGCCGGGGCACGCTGAAGGACGCGCGGCCGGACGAGCTCGCCGCCCAGGTGATCCGCTCCGCTCTGGAGCGCACCCCGGGGCTGGATCCGCGGGAGGTGGACGACGTCATCCTGGGGTGCGCGTTCCCCGAGGGCGAGCAGGGGTTCAACGTGGCCCGGGTTGCCGCGCTGCGGGCGGGGCTGCCGGAGTCCGTCCCCGGGGTTACCGTGAACCGGTTCTGCGCTTCCGGACTGCAGGCCATCGCAGAAGCTGCCGCGCGGATCCGCGCAGGCTGGGCGGAGGTGGTGGTGGCGGGTGGGGTGGAGAGCATGAGCCTCATTCCCATGACGGGGTGGCGTTTCGCCCCGCACCCAGGGCTTGTGGAGAGCTGGCCGGAGGTGTACCTCTCCATGGGCAACACCGCAGAAGTGCTGGCCCGCAGGTTCGGAGTTTCGCGGGAGGAGCAGGACCGCTACAGCCTCGAAAGCCACCGCCGGGCTGCGGGGGCGATCCGGGAGGGCCGGTTCCGGGAGGAAATCGTGCCCGTGCGGGTGCGGCGGTGGACGGAGGCAGACGGACGGCCGCGGGCCGAGGAGGTGACCTTCGAGGTGGATGAGGGCGTGCGCCCCGACACCTCCCTGGAGGCTCTGGCGAAGCTCCCCCCCGTCTTCGCGAAGGAAGGGACCGTGACCGCGGGCAACTCCTCCCAGATGAGCGACGGGGCCGCCGCGTGCGTGGTGATGAGCGACCGGAAGGCGCAGAGCCTGGGGCTGCAGCCCCTGGGGGTGTTCCGGTCCTTCGCGCTGTCTGGGGTGGCTCCCGAGCTGATGGGGATCGGTCCGGTGGAGGCCGTGCCCAGGGCATGCCGGCTCGCGGGGATCGACCCCTCGGAGGTGGACCTCGTGGAGCTCAATGAGGCGTTCGCGGCCCAGACGCTGGTGGTGATGCGCCTGCTGGAACTGGACCCTGCCCGCACCAATCCCAACGGCGGGGCCATCGCCCTGGGGCACCCGCTCGGCGCCACGGGCGCCCGGCTTACCGCCACCCTGCTGCATGAGATGCGCCGGCGCGGCGTCCGCTACGGAATCGTCACCATGTGCGTGGGCGGAGGTATGGGAGCCGCAGGCGTGTTCCTACGGCCTTAG
- a CDS encoding 3-hydroxyacyl-CoA dehydrogenase/enoyl-CoA hydratase family protein, protein MRVAIQRAAVLGAGTMGSQLAALFANAGVPVLLLDILPPELSEEESSDPEARDRLAREGLERALRMRPAAFTVPERARLVEVGNLEDGLPRIQECGWVVEAVVEDLAVKRAVLERVERYWKPGIVVSTNTSGLPVREMVQGRSPAFRAHFLGTHFFNPPRYLRLLEVIPTEDTDPEVLRWVEEVAHRRLGKGVVRAKDTPNFIANRIGTFAFLHTVRVMVEEGLSIEEVDELTGPVLGRPRSATFRTADLVGLDVLAHVARHAYERLGGDEAREVFRLPEFLEEMIRRGWLGEKTGKGFYRREDGEMLVLDYTTLTYRPRKRPHLGSVELVRGMDDLPRRLRALLASGDRAARFVERILLGVLAYTARRIPEIADQVVDVDRAIRWGFGWELGPFELWDALGGRELVGRLERHGIPVPPLARDVLEHGEGTFYRRRDGMLEVFDPLQKAYRPVLWPPGVIVLSERKAQGAVVASNAGASLVDLGDGVGCVEFHSKRNVIGEDTLVMLHRGLRELGNRFEALVIGNQGPDFSAGANLALLLLEAQEGNWDELERAVRTFQQLNLAIKYAPGPVVVAPHGRVLGGGCELVLHAPAVQAAQETYLGLVEVGVGLIPAGGGTKEMALRASERLPEGMEVDLFPLVRYAFETIALARVATSAEEARRLWYLREGHGITANPDRLLADAKRVALTLLETGYRPTLRRKIRVGGERVRAALCAGLYNLRVGGQITDYDEHIGRKLAYVITGGDAPEGTWVEEEYLLDLEREAFLSLLGERKTQDRIRHMLNTGRPLRN, encoded by the coding sequence TTCGCGAACGCGGGGGTCCCGGTGCTGCTGCTGGACATCCTGCCCCCGGAGCTCTCCGAGGAGGAGAGCAGCGACCCGGAGGCCCGCGACCGGCTGGCCCGGGAAGGGCTCGAGCGTGCCCTCCGCATGCGGCCCGCGGCCTTCACGGTCCCGGAGCGGGCGCGGCTGGTGGAGGTGGGCAATCTGGAGGACGGCCTCCCCCGCATCCAGGAGTGCGGCTGGGTGGTGGAGGCGGTGGTGGAGGATCTGGCGGTAAAGCGGGCGGTGCTGGAGCGCGTGGAGCGGTACTGGAAGCCCGGGATCGTGGTGAGCACCAACACCAGCGGCCTCCCCGTCCGGGAGATGGTGCAGGGGCGCTCGCCCGCCTTTCGGGCGCACTTCCTCGGCACCCACTTCTTCAACCCACCCCGCTACCTGAGGCTGCTCGAAGTCATCCCAACCGAGGACACCGATCCGGAAGTGCTGCGGTGGGTCGAGGAGGTGGCCCACCGCCGTCTTGGCAAGGGGGTGGTGCGGGCGAAGGACACGCCCAACTTCATCGCGAACCGCATCGGCACCTTCGCATTCCTACACACGGTGCGGGTGATGGTGGAAGAAGGACTCTCCATAGAGGAAGTGGACGAGCTCACCGGCCCCGTGCTGGGACGGCCCCGCAGCGCCACCTTCCGCACCGCGGACCTCGTGGGCCTGGACGTCCTGGCTCACGTGGCCCGCCACGCCTACGAGCGACTAGGGGGAGACGAGGCCCGAGAGGTGTTCCGTCTGCCGGAGTTCCTCGAGGAGATGATCCGGCGGGGATGGCTTGGGGAGAAGACCGGAAAGGGGTTCTATCGTCGGGAGGACGGGGAAATGCTCGTCCTCGACTACACCACCCTGACCTACCGGCCGCGGAAGCGGCCGCACCTCGGGAGCGTGGAGCTGGTGCGGGGCATGGACGACCTTCCCCGCCGGCTGCGGGCCCTGCTTGCCTCCGGCGATCGCGCGGCGCGGTTTGTGGAACGGATTCTCCTGGGCGTGCTGGCGTACACCGCCCGCCGGATTCCGGAGATCGCGGATCAGGTGGTGGACGTGGACCGGGCCATTCGGTGGGGGTTCGGGTGGGAGCTGGGACCGTTCGAGCTGTGGGACGCCCTAGGGGGGCGGGAGCTCGTCGGCCGCCTGGAACGCCATGGCATCCCCGTTCCCCCCCTCGCGCGGGACGTGCTGGAGCACGGAGAGGGGACGTTTTACCGGCGGCGGGACGGTATGCTCGAGGTCTTCGATCCCCTGCAGAAGGCGTACCGTCCGGTTCTCTGGCCTCCGGGGGTGATCGTGCTCTCGGAACGAAAAGCGCAGGGTGCCGTGGTGGCCAGCAACGCGGGCGCGAGCCTGGTGGACCTGGGGGATGGCGTAGGCTGCGTGGAGTTCCACAGCAAGCGCAACGTCATCGGAGAGGATACTCTGGTGATGCTGCACCGGGGCCTGCGGGAGCTCGGGAACCGGTTTGAGGCCTTGGTGATCGGCAACCAGGGCCCGGACTTCTCCGCGGGCGCCAACCTGGCGTTGCTCCTGCTGGAGGCCCAGGAGGGGAACTGGGACGAGCTGGAGCGGGCGGTGCGCACCTTCCAGCAGCTCAACTTGGCCATCAAGTACGCCCCCGGACCCGTGGTGGTGGCTCCGCACGGTCGCGTGCTGGGGGGAGGGTGTGAGCTGGTGCTGCACGCTCCTGCGGTGCAGGCGGCGCAGGAGACGTATCTGGGGCTGGTGGAGGTCGGAGTAGGCCTCATCCCCGCGGGCGGCGGGACGAAGGAGATGGCCCTGCGGGCCTCCGAGCGCCTCCCGGAAGGGATGGAGGTGGACCTGTTCCCCCTGGTGCGGTACGCCTTCGAGACCATCGCCCTTGCGCGGGTGGCCACCTCCGCGGAGGAGGCCCGGAGGCTGTGGTACCTGCGGGAGGGGCACGGGATCACCGCGAACCCCGACCGGCTCCTGGCAGACGCCAAGCGGGTAGCCCTGACCCTGCTGGAGACGGGGTACCGGCCGACCCTGCGCCGGAAGATCCGGGTGGGCGGGGAGCGGGTGCGGGCTGCCCTGTGCGCGGGGTTGTACAACCTGCGGGTAGGCGGACAGATCACGGACTACGACGAGCACATCGGACGCAAGCTGGCGTACGTGATCACGGGGGGAGATGCTCCGGAGGGCACGTGGGTGGAGGAGGAGTACCTGCTGGATCTGGAGCGGGAGGCGTTTTTGAGCCTGTTGGGGGAGCGGAAGACCCAGGATCGGATTCGGCACATGCTGAACACCGGAAGGCCCCTGCGCAACTAG